The sequence CAAAGATTACGAATTAGTCATATATGTCATTCAGTTACTCTACTCACAATTTTTATCAACAATTGATGATATAAAATGTTAACTGATAATATACTTGACACATAACATGTTCAATTGGACATTAACTAAATATGTTTAagaaaatctatcaatttagtcacTAGGTCATATTGGGAATAGAATTTTTGTAATTGGGAAAaatgaataaattaataaatttttataaatatatttggtTAATATCTAATTAGACATATTaggtattatatatgttatcaatTAACATTTTACAGTatcaatctttaaaaaaaattgttaatggagtgactggaggacaaatatgattaattcgtaaTCTTTGAATgaccaatttaattaacaaaatctTTTAGGGATAAATTTGAAAAATGTCTTATCTTCCAGGAAATAGTTTGACTATTAACCCttaatttatcaatttatatttTAAGTAAATGACTAACTTAAATAGAACTTAGTGTGTTAGTAAAATTTTTGTGATAATAGGCCACATGCTCACAATGTTTTTTAACAAAATCTTTTAACTTAATCACTAATATCTAAATGACATAGCTCAAACCTAACTTGAATTCAAGCAACATTAaactaaatcaaattcaaaccataAAACAAGAGAAATATGTGAAAGTATGTGCATGCAACACGAAATAAATCAAGTAAAATACTAATGGTATATCTAAATAAACATTCacattagaataaaaaaaatccatCGACAgacatagtaaaatgaacatccgactTATTTAATAAAAAACAACTAATGAATCGACCAAATAACATTCcgtttaacataaaaattttacaaTTATCAGCACAAAAATAGACGTGTGGAATCCTTATTTGACATAGACTAGCTATTCCCAAAAGAATTTAACAAAGCATAAACTTGCCATATTTAAACTTAATTTTAccttctatttttaatttgttgtttgcgTTATTTACTATATGCGTTATTATTCACATGTGCTTATACTTgcaacttttaaaaaattagggTACTTTTGAAAGCATCTATGATAGAGTTTTTTAAAGTTAgcttgtgcttttcaaaatttaaaagtctaatatgttaactaatttttaaatttaatacttACATTTTTGTCTATGGGTTATGCTAGGTAACTAATAAattttttgaacaacatgaacaaccaccaatcaaatcaaAACACACTATACCTCCAAATTACCCACGTAAATATTAATATTAGAATAAACATCCGCACACGTAGtgaaatgaacatccgatatattaattgttcacattgtttaatattttcattatctACCTGTACTTTTTCtttgtctattatagtatttttaaattttaaaaactattttaccaaacacaattaaTGTTGCTTATGtttattaaaagttatttttaatttgatttaccaaacataaattttacaatttttaaaaaataatctttcaaaagttaaattttataaaccatttttaaaaaataaaaattttatcaaattaagTCTTAGTATAGTTATAACTTATTACTTTTTCAGATAACGGTCCCTGTATGTAGCACTTATACAAAGGAATTAGTTgaatatagattttttttttctatcgaACTCCACACCACGATGTCTTTGCTGCCTTTCAACAAGCAAACTAACTGCAACACCCCATGAAACTGATTCAATAAATCTATTTTTTACTGTCGAAGCTCCCTCCTCCAATAAAAGTTTCACATCTAATTTAGATCATTTCAAAACTCATAATCTCTTATCACCAAACCTTGTTGATTAGACGCTGGGTATAGTCTTGAAAACGAGAGTTTCAAATTTTCAAACTACAACCACGTATCTTCTTAAAATTTCGGTCTCTTCTCATTCCCCATCACTCTGAATAGCCCATTGATCAACTTGTCATTCACATGTTATTCTTTTATTTGTAGATTGTATATGTCTTTCTATTGTCCTCTTTTACATGGAATTTTTGAATAAACATACAACATCTCATATAGAGACTCAATTATTACGAGAATAAATTATCTTTTTTCACAGGAAACAATCTTTCTTCAAAAATATCTGCTACCATTTAAAAAATAATGTATTTTAAATCATCGCATCTCAAAATTAATATCTCGATATTACCTCAAAGCATCTTAGTAATCTCTTATAATTACATAATAGAATCATGCAGTAATCAAAGTTGAGAcctatttattttataataaaatttaacaaatatgTCACACGTATTAAAAACCAAAATATCGGAGCTAAAATTTGATAGGAACAATTTGTTGGCAAAAAGTGCAATAGGAGTCTAGTGCAAATCCAACGGCCAGAGAGACATGGTGTATGATGAACCTGAGTAAGAGAGGTCCATGACAAACGTTACTAACTGTAAGTCTGTAACACGAGCTCGCGTTACTCAACTCTATCAAGTATCAAGTATCTACAAAGCTAAGCCGGTAAGTAAGTGGTAAGACACTGATACGAAACGGCGTCGTTGTAACTCGGCCTTCGTCTTCCTCTTCCCGGCGCCGCCATCCCAATCGGTGGCACAGTTCGGTCCCAAATGCCGGAGGTCCCTTCTTTAGTTTCTCTCTGCATCGACACACTCGCTCGCCAACTCTTCCTCCGTAAAATTTccccctttttcttttcaattaatcGTTTATTGTTCTGGAATTAATTAATTTGCATAGGATTGGAGATTCTAGAGTGCTTATAGATGAGTGTTGAACGTGCAATGGTTGCAGGGGATAACGACcatgacgacgacgacgacgacgatgatGGTGCTGTTATTTCTGTTATATACGACCTTCCTTTCGATTTGGTCAACACCTTAATCACTCGTTTGCCTCCATTCGCATTGCTAAAGTTCCACCTTCACatgtatttttctttctttttttaccaGCTATTACTATTGTCACATTTTGCTCCAATTTTTGTTGCTTTCTTTTTCGCATAATCTATCTATATCTGATCTCTATCTAGCTATAGATAATTTGATATATAATGGGTATACACTCTTGTAACCGCCATTTCCctttttaatttacttttctataCTATAGatttatacatacatatacatatatagatatatgaatttaattttgatgctctTACATTGTAAAACATTTTACAATGTTGTTCAATCACATTCGTTTTTTTGGATGACTATTCACGTGATCAAAGTAAAAGATAATTGTTTTTGTTGACGCCACGTGATGTAATTGGATGCACGCATAAAACAGTTTTATACGgatagtgcatcaaaattaaattctagatatataatataaatttataaagattctcatataaaaaatatatagctggtacatttaaaaatacattaaaatgTGTTCCTGGCAAGTAGCTAGTAATAGTATAACTAAGAATTGTCTAAACAAGTGATTATGAATTATTGATTGATTGGTGAAAGGTTTTGTAAATTTTAAGTAACAGTCGTCTAAATATgctaaaaatgttaaaattttgaTGTTGCATGTGAGCATATGGTTTTTATTACTGATAGCAGCATGATTTTGTAGTAGGGTGAGTAATGCATCAATGCTTTATTTGGCTCTTACAAGCTGCCTTTTTTTTACatctctttctttttatttttacctcTGGATTTCTATCTTACATTGGTTGGACACACTTCTTGTTGTTAATGTAACAGGCCATTTCAAGACCAGATTGAGGAAGGATTTTCTCATGATGAATTAACCAACAAGAGGAAACGTGGAAGGTTGCAAAGAACTTTGTACTTGTAGATAGTTTACCTTTTTGTGCAAGTAAATTCTTATTTGTTGTGACTTGTGTTTTCTTGCTGATACAGGGATTGGAATCTAAATACAATTTGGCGGAATTTTTTTAAACTACGGTGGCCTCATCTCATTGACCAGATGCAACCAGCAGACTGGCTGCAAGCTTATTGGGAAAACCATTTACAGAAGTATGCTAACACATAATATCAGTttcataatatatttttattatttaatatttactaTTGTCTTTGCTCATAGTTTAATCTTTTATAAAACCTTGTGACATAACAGCTGTTTAGATGAAGCAGCAGAAATAGCACTAGTCCCGTCTTTTAATGGGTATCTTAGCGACATACAGATTCCAGGTATAATGATAATTCTCTCCCTCTGGAAAATTTGTGTGTGAAGTTTTCTTCTAGTTCTAGCTTAGGAAAAAATCTGCTCACGTCTGATTTTTAAAGTGTTTATGGAAACATTTAATTTTGCTCTTAATATTGCTTTGTGTCCATGAAGATATTTGAGTTTCAATGTTAATATCACTTCTACTTCTAAGCATATAAGTTTTTTAAACAGACAAAGGCCATCTTGGTTTGACCAAAGATAAAGAATGAATGAGctattggtgattgaaagtttcTAGAACTGTTTGACTATCCTTTTTGTGAAACCCTTTGAAGCGCCAATTGATGCTTTTAGTATTCTCAATCCCACCTCCCTATACCTTTTGATGAAGTAACGTTTTTAAAAGTTTGTGTTTGCATCAATGCCATTTGTACTATCTGTATATTTAAGGTCCCCTCCATCTTGATTTTGTGCACAAATAATCTTTTTGTGGATGCACAACCCCCCTCATCCACTGTTTCTATCCCTTTAATTTATAAACATAAATTATTCTGTTTTCACTGTCTTCATTTCAGATACAATATTGAAACATATTGGTTTTGGGGAACGAACAAATCATTCAACTTGTGACCATTGTAAATTATCTTACCATTGCCTTCGATTTGGCAGTCATGCGAGGTAAGACATTACAGTATTGTTGTGACATAATTTATATGGAAACGATCAGTTAAGATTGACTTTAGATATCGAACGAGGGAGGGTCCTCtggatttttaatttatattcttGGATAAAATACTTCCTTTTTTCTGTTAATGAAGCTTGCTTGTTGATTAACCTTGCTTTGTTCATCAGTAGTGGTTTAGTGGATCCAGTTGACTAGTTAAAATTGATTTTCTGTGGTTTACGACTTTACGGTCTTTGTTTACAATGATAATCATGCTGATGAATTAGTAATACTGTATATCACCTCATGTTGTCTTGACTAGTTCTTTTACTCATTTATGTTTGTGTTCATGCAGTCGTCTGAGGCTGCAAAATGTTCTGTGTACTGCAGAAACTAGTGTAAGTTGTGCTTTCTAGAATATCCTGAAGAAATCCTTTATTAAATCCAGAGACTATTTGATATTTATCCTTTTGGAATGACAATCATTATATTTTCATCTTATCAAATGGCGATATCTAATTTTGAATTCAGTTTGTGCATACATTTTCAATTGTATGTATTATGTAAtagcattttttttttctaaaaaatagttATGAAAAGAAATTTCTTATTTCGCTCACAAACTATAATTAGTATCTACAAAATATTAAATTTACAAATTTACAGTAAAATTCATGTAGCTGTTGTTCTTCCTAGGTTTCAACTCCTTTATCCCTTTAAAACAGGTGATACAGAATGTCATCTTATATGCTCTGACTTGCAGGATTTATTAAGGGAATGCAAGCTGCAGATTCTGGTGCTAAGGTGTATTAGATCCAAGGAACAAGTAAGCTTTCATTCATCCAATAGATTTGAGTGATCTGTAACGTATCTGTGCTTGAGTTTGTATGGATATGATGTATCTGTTCCATATCTTTGGTTAGCTTTATTTCCTGGATTTGCTTGTCCAGTAATTGTGCCAAATTGAACTAAAACTAGCTGTGGATAGAATAGACACAATACATAGCTAATAAAACTCTCCTTTTTAACCCTAAAAGTAAGCTGGTCTGCTACGCTCTACTCCAATCTTATAGTTTGTTAGTCTGATGTTCTGTCTGATTCAATTTAGTTGAAGCTGCTCATTCATGTCATGACAACTACAACCATAAAATGAGAAATCACACCAGGATTTAACTGTAGTCTGGTTGGTCCAGTCGGAGCCCGTCAAGTCTAATCATCTCTGGATGACCAACAATCGTGATAATTACTTGAAGTATTTCTTTATTTGCTCAAAATTATGACCTTGGTGTTGATGGTTTCACTTGCAATGTTTCACAGATTGATGGATTATGCAAACTTCTCGCTCAACATAGTAAAACATTAACGTCCCTGGAATTTGTTCACTGCACAATTTCAGCCGATTTTATTAATGGATTATGTGGTTCTATGGTCACAGAGAGTGTACAAAGACATGGGATACAAAACTTCTCAATTATTGCCTCAAATTTTCTGGAACCATGTGCAGTATCTTTACCTAGTGGACTTGTGTCATTTTTGTCTTCAGGAAGGTATATGAGCATAAGTTTAGTTCTGTATTTTCCTTATTATATTTTTAGCACCTCTGTTTATACCTTGTGATTTCATTGAGTTTGGAATGTGGTCCAAGTAATCAGGACCACTTGAAAGACTTAATAAGACTTGAAGTTCTAAATTTCTTAAGGAGCAATGAGTTGTTTCTCtagttttttctttttccatcaaCGTGTAGTATTGTACAATGCTAGTTTTGATTTGGACAGGGAAGAATTAACCAAATTGTTAAGAAGCATTGATCTTATGGTAGACTACATTCAATGTGTTTTAATGAGATCTCCTACTATGTTTCACATGACAATTGTATCATCAACTAATTTAATCTTTTGTTCAGTTTGCTGTTTGCTAACTGTCTTTCACTTGGATAAATATATAGGTAAAAGATTCTCTCTCTTTTAACCTTATTTTGTGCTGTTGCTAGGTCCCTGTGCTCATTAAAATTTTCTGACAGCCACCTTGGACGGAGTTTTGCAAAATCTCTTCTTGTGACTATTCTGAACCATTTGCCTAGAATATCTGTCCTTGACCTTTCTGATAATAGGGTGAGATTTTAATCTGcatattttgttttattagtgTTATTTGATGGCTAATATATAGTTCCCGGCACTCTTCAAGATAGGAGGATGGCTTTATGACGTTAACAGGATTTTTGCAAGCCGTTCAAATCTGTGTCCAGGAAATGGAAACTCCTTGCAAATGTTGCGTGTACTCAACCTGAGGTAGCATGATAATAAGTATGATTGAGTACTTTCTGTGTGATATGAGATTCTTTTATAATTGACTTCTTTTGGCTGTGATGAATATAATTACATGTGTACGGAAAATTAATACTAGAGTGCTCTATGTTTGATTGGTTTTTGCTTTGGTCACATAATGTGAGCTGCAGTAAGACAAAGGGTTGACCTTgttgtatataaatataaattgtgACTGGTGTTTGATGAAAAAGATATTCTAATCTAGTTTTTGTCTTACAGGGGGAACAATTTACAGAAAGATGACGTGGAAAATCTTAGATATGCTCTTGGTCACATGCCTAACTTGGAGGAACTGGATATAAGTGACAATTCCATTGAGGATGATGGGATCAGGTCAATTTTGTTTCCATTTTCTAGGTATATTTTGAAGATGTAAAATTAGTTTCTGATTGCCCATCATCAAACTTACAGGAGTTTAGTTCCCTATTTTGTTGGAGCAGCTGAGACTTGCTCTCACTTGTCACATTTGAAATTTGAGAATTGTGAGCTGTCCCATGATGGGGTGAATAATCTTCTAGATGCCCTTTCTACCTTCAAAGGACCATTGAaatctctgtctattgctgacaATTACCTTGGGAGGTCTGAGTATAGACTATCAAATATCACTCTCTCTCtgtctcacacacacacacacacccatACTATTTATCTGTTGATTTTGCTTTGAATGATTTTTGCTATAATCTATACAGTCAAGTGGCTGGAGCTTTGGGAAAATTTATGAGCACCCCTATCGAAGTGCTTGATGTTGCAGGCATTGGATTGGGTTCATCTGGTTTTTCGGAGCTTCAAGATCTAATAAAGGAGGAGGTTAAGCTGGTGAAAATTAATATAAGGTTCTGATTAATACTTGAGTTCTTCTGTCACTCTTATTTGATGTTTCACATACAATCACTTGACATGCTTTTAAATTTGCACAGCAAAAACCGTGGTGGCATGGAGACTTTGAAGTTTTTGTCAAAATTGCTGTCACATGCTCCGCGACTAGTTTATGTGAATGCAGCAAGCAATCTTTTGCCGATAGAATCATTGGCCATCATCTTTTCTACATTAAAATCTTATAAAGGTATTATCTCTTCTAATGCCTCTTAGATGCTTCCAGTTGAGTAACTCACAATATATAACTAACTTTAGCTATAAGAATACCCCTTTTACAGCCTGAATGTCTGCTTTCTACTAAATGAGAATACCTGACATGTATTTCTTCCAGAATGGGAGATCTAGAACCATATTTTATATAGATAACAAATATATGCCTTGAAGTTTGAAACTGAATAATTTTTGTTTGAAACTAGGACAGCTACTATTTTGTATACCTTTGTCGACTTATATTTGATTATAATGTTGTTACTTTGTGCGTTTTCTGTTGATACATGCTGCAACATAATAAAACTGTTATGAGGAAAATGCCATGATGCTAACTTGCAGAAATGCGGACAGTATATCTTCATACCTTTGCAAATCGTTACATGCCTAATGCTCGGAGGTTTCTTGGCATAAATTATGATAGAGAAAAACATAGGCAGGGTACAAAATATGCTATTGAAAATTTTGATCACACTCTAAAAGATTCTTGCCACCTTCAGATTTAACCATGTAAAGTTATGATGCTTTAGGTAATCTTGAGCACTTGGACTTGTCGGGACATATATGGGACTACCGGCAGGATCGTGTTTCCATCGACACTGAATTTGTACATAATGGCAAACCTAGGCTGATTCTTCCGTTACCATCAGCCTCTATTGTACCCTATGATGATGATCCTTAGCAAATGTATATAGTATAATTTCAATTGACATTGCACGGTAAAAGCTAGTAGtagttgtttctttctttaccATTGTGAATGTCAAACCCGTTTCATGTAAAACGCCTTGATTGTAATGCAGTTATTACTCATGCCCAAATTGATGAAGGGGGCAGAGGGAGTAGCACATTTCATTAGATGCTTTGAAACAGGACATATTCAATATGTTGTAATTTATTAATCTGTTGTAGTAAGACACAGAATAAACACTTGGTTTTCATAGTAGTTTGGAATTTTGGATTAATCCTTTTAATGCATTTTTATTTCTTCTATCAGATCACATAATTGGAAAACTCCTCTTTCCTTAACTGGTTTGGTCACTGGAATtttattgttttgattgattttcagCTTATTACCCTCATTGCCAAAGTTTTGTTCCCAAGGTATGTAACTGTTTTATGGTCCACTGAAGTTGCTATTTATCCTCATTTGGATAGCAAATTAAATCCATAACCCGGAATGGGAAAAAGTCGCATTGATGTCAGGTCTAGGATGTTGCACTGGAATGTAAGTGCCCATGTGGCCATGCTGCATTGCCTTTTTGAGTGAATCATTTAATGAGTAAATCCCTTTTTGGGTTACAAATTCTTTCATGTTAACTTGTTATCTGTCAAAATTGAAATTTCCAAATGGATATACACAAGTCTCAACTGCATCTTGAAAGTCCTCTGGACAATGCATATTTCTTGGGGCTTGGATTTTGGTGGGGTTTTAACTTTTGGTAATGCTAGGATGAAGTCTGGTGTGGTATCAGGAAGATTTTGAAGCTTGGACTTTGGAGGCTTTTTTAATTTTCTGGACTACTTTTGATACTGCTAGACTCGAGTCAAGCTTAATTTTCCTTAACTTCACTGCAGCTCTTAACTTCATTGCAGCTGAAGTCGTAGTTCAAGTGATAAACCGGAGTGCCTCTTAGTATGTTACATTCGGGTTCAAAAATTTAGTAAAGCCAACTAGTGGATGAGAACTCTTTAGTGTTGTGTGTGTGAATATGTAGTGTGAGTAATAAAGATTGTCTAATTcatctaaaaaaaaaaagctttcgGCCAAATAATAGTAATAGACCAAGGTGGTGATGCTGTGACCAAAaccaaaatataataaaagaataataatagagtcgtaattaactaattaagctgccaatgagttatagctcaagtggcatagtctctccatactcaattaagaggttgcgggttcgagtctcctatctttggtaaaaaaaaaaaaattaactaatcaAGCTTCTCCATTTCTACTATTGTCGGAGCTACATTATCACAGTGGCAGAGGAAAAGTAAGTGTGGTAGTAATGATGGtgaaatagaaaatgaaaaagacaTCCCACCCATGACCATGAGGACATCAACAACCTTGTCTGTTGGGTCACCTTCGTGTCATGCAATACTCAACCACGGCCACGGTACTAGGATTCACCCTAAAAAGTTCATAACTTTTTAATGAGAAAGTAAGAGAAAGTGACTCAGTTCATGTGGTAAAAGTTCAAAATATATCTGATACTGGTATGAatttaaaaattctttttttattgtAATAACATCTTTTTGTAGTAAATATTTATGAGTATTCTTTTGAAATTTTATTGACTATAAAAGTCTACCTAATCTTAGTGGATGTTATATATATACACTCatttaagaggttgcggattcgagtctcccaatcttcgaaaaaaaaaaactcataactGCTAATGCATCTGTTCtaatataaaacattaacttgACTCatctaatatatttttattaagtaATTGTTTGGAATTTCTAATAATATaaagaataaattattatttttgacttATAAAATATTTAATCTTCTCAAATTATAGTTAAAATCTCAATTGAAATAAGTCCTTATTATCAATTATGATATTTTATGGCGTGTCCattcttctttgtttttttttttctttttttattgagTTAGAATTCCAAACTTAGCTTAGGGATATAAGTTAAActttatacaaaataaaatttaccACATACCACATANNNNNNNNNNNNNNNNNNNNNNNNNNNNNTATTTTGGTTtgagattttaaatttaataattattttatgagTTAACATGATTCATATATATGCTGTCAATTTATCCTCTATATTAAAAGGTGTTATGGAACAATTGCCTTATTATTAACAGTCGTCtttgttattttattaaagaAGAAATTACAAACATTAATAACCATTAGTGACCCCCTAAATTTGGATAACAATACATTAAATAATCTTATATGTTTTAAATATAACACTTGTCTTGTCTCAATTGAATGAAGAATTTAGGAGGTCAAATATGATACAGACAAATAAaggaaaattattatatttttttttatcaatattaactaatatttttagctaacaatttattttttatactaCTAGAAATTAGAGTTTAAtatttaagatttgaaatttagtATTTAAGATATAGATACAAAATTAGAATGTAAAATAAACATCATGATAATAGTAGGCATCTAAAGTGACTTAGTGTACCTAATTTCAGTTTCCACCAGCCTGTAAAGGTATGCAAACCATTCCCATTATGTTTGTATCATTGTAtgcaaaagaaaatagagaaTTCCGTTTAATTTattgtttgtttatttatatataatatatatcttGAAATGTGTCCAAAAGGGGTTGGTGATTAGGCTTTGTCATCAAATTATCCTTTGTTTATAAAGAATAATTTCTTTGTGCCTGTTAACATCACTAATCTAATCTCTAAGCTTTATCCCTTCTCAAAAATCCATTTAACAAACCATGCATATATACAATAGAAAATTAATAATAGCATTGAAAGAAAGACCCGCGAACAAACACTTTAATTTGAAGTTGTTATCATATCTGGTGGAACTTCTTATCTGCTTGAATATGTGCATTAGTTTTAGCCATCATTATTTAGTAATAAGATTACGAATGAAAgaagttaatactcaaaatgaccCCTAAAATTTGACTTCGATTTCAATTTGACTCTCGAAGTTTTAATTGACTGAAATTGAACCTCCAAATTTCAAAAGTCTACTCATGTTAGTTATTCCACTTATCTCCGTTAACGGCATGCTTAGTTGAAATGTTAAGTGACACGCTGGCAGTTACAAAATGACGTCATTTTAGTGTTAGCGTCTAATCCTCCCTGAAATGACGCCATTTGAGACAACAAGGGATTAAAACACAAATCCACCTCAGTTTTAATAATCAAAACATGGTGACTCTTCTTCATTCTCTCGCATGCACAGTAATAAGAAAGATCAATGCTGCTACTGTAAGTCTTCAACGAAACTCGATTTAGTTGTTCCCTCATAAATTATTTTCTTACATGATTCATGCCTCTTATGCTTTTCATTTGTAATTTATGAGAGAACGATAAATCGAGCTTCGTCGAAGATTTACAGTAGCGATATTGATTTTCCTCATCACTGTGTATGCgagagaataaagaaaaagaagaatatcTCTGTTTCAGTGTTTTGATCATCAAAACTGAAGTAGATTTGTGTTTTAACCCCTTATTATCTCAAACGACATCATTTTAAGGAATATTAGGCGTCAACGCTGAAACGACATCATTTAATAACTGGCAGCGTGTCACTTAACGTTCTAGTTAGGTATGTGGTTAACGGAGATAAACAAAAAGACTAATGTGAGTAGACTTTTGAAATTTGGAAATTCAATTTGAATCAACTGAAATTTCGAAGGCCAAATTAATGTCGGAAACAAATTTTAAGAGCCATTTTAAATATTAACTCTTATCCAAAGTGTATCactcatatttttcatttttagtaACATTATGGactttttttttaacattatCTTTGATATAGATAGATATGAACTGACTTAATAATGACACCATAATTAATACGTGAATTTTCAAACATCAACAACGTGTGAGAACTAGTGTCATTATATTGTTCCAATACCTTAATTTCAAGCCTAGCTTTATTTATTCCATCATTGAATCGAGGGAATTGAAATCGATTATTCTGAAAGGTTCTGTATAGTAGTTTTTGACTTTTTGCATTGCTCCTTATCATACTGGTGCATGATacattaggataaaaagaagtaaTGTATGATTTCGACTTTAATTATGTTATTATAGTTGTTTGTAATGAATTGCTTTCTAAGATGTCGAAGTTGGTCAAAATATGTTTTGTCCATTTTAATGTTATCTGTTGCTCATTTGGAACTTAAGATGTTCCTTTGAAGAGGGGATACCTCAATTTATgatgaaaattaattaatttagtaacATTATAGTAATTTAATTTCATATCAcggatttatatatatatatatatatttttaaattggtttaaaaaaaattaaattagtcaTATTAATTCCTGAAAGAAAAAACGTAAATCAAATTGGTTCTTTCGTTTCGTTAGTTAGATGATAATGTGTCACACTAAATGTACGTGGTATGATGACGTAGTAAGTTAATGATATGTATCACAAGATAATTAGTTGATATATCAAATTAATGATATGTGTATCATGTGTTATTTGACATGTTATAAATTTATCTAgagtcaaattaatttttaaaaatacacaaatatatttttttattcataaaattttaaaaataaaaacaacttATATGGGTACTTTTAGAGAATGCTGGCAGTTACAAAATGACGTCATTTTGTAACTGCCAGCATTCTCTAAAAGTACCCATATaagttgtttttatttttaaaattttaaaaataaaaacaacttATATGGGTACTTTTAGAGAATGCT is a genomic window of Arachis ipaensis cultivar K30076 chromosome B06, Araip1.1, whole genome shotgun sequence containing:
- the LOC107647993 gene encoding uncharacterized protein LOC107647993 isoform X2; this encodes MPEVPSLVSLCIDTLARQLFLRDNDHDDDDDDDDGAVISVIYDLPFDLVNTLITRLPPFALLKFHLHMPFQDQIEEGFSHDELTNKRKRGRDWNLNTIWRNFFKLRWPHLIDQMQPADWLQAYWENHLQNCLDEAAEIALVPSFNGYLSDIQIPDTILKHIGFGERTNHSTCDHCKLSYHCLRFGSHASRLRLQNVLCTAETSDLLRECKLQILVLRCIRSKEQIDGLCKLLAQHSKTLTSLEFVHCTISADFINGLCGSMVTESVQRHGIQNFSIIASNFLEPCAVSLPSGLVSFLSSGRSLCSLKFSDSHLGRSFAKSLLVTILNHLPRISVLDLSDNRIGGWLYDVNRIFASRSNLCPGNGNSLQMLRVLNLRGNNLQKDDVENLRYALGHMPNLEELDISDNSIEDDGIRSLVPYFVGAAETCSHLSHLKFENCELSHDGVNNLLDALSTFKGPLKSLSIADNYLGSQVAGALGKFMSTPIEVLDVAGIGLGSSGFSELQDLIKEEVKLVKINISKNRGGMETLKFLSKLLSHAPRLVYVNAASNLLPIESLAIIFSTLKSYKVYLHTFANRYMPNARRFLGINYDREKHRQGNLEHLDLSGHIWDYRQDRVSIDTEFVHNGKPRLILPLPSASIVPYDDDP
- the LOC107647993 gene encoding uncharacterized protein LOC107647993 isoform X4, which encodes MPEVPSLVSLCIDTLARQLFLRDNDHDDDDDDDDGAVISVIYDLPFDLVNTLITRLPPFALLKFHLHMPFQDQIEEGFSHDELTNKRKRGRDWNLNTIWRNFFKLRWPHLIDQMQPADWLQAYWENHLQNCLDEAAEIALVPSFNGYLSDIQIPDTILKHIGFGERTNHSTCDHCKLSYHCLRFGSHASRLRLQNVLCTAETSDLLRECKLQILVLRCIRSKEQIDGLCKLLAQHSKTLTSLEFVHCTISADFINGLCGSMVTESVQRHGIQNFSIIASNFLEPCAVSLPSGLVSFLSSGRSLCSLKFSDSHLGRSFAKSLLVTILNHLPRISVLDLSDNRIGGWLYDVNRIFASRSNLCPGNGNSLQMLRVLNLRGNNLQKDDVENLRYALGHMPNLEELDISDNSIEDDGIRSLVPYFVGAAETCSHLSHLKFENCELSHDGVNNLLDALSTFKGPLKSLSIADNYLGSQVAGALGKFMSTPIEVLDVAGIGLGSSGFSELQDLIKEEVKLVKINISKNRGGMETLKFLSKLLSHAPRLVYVNAASNLLPIESLAIIFSTLKSYKGNLEHLDLSGHIWDYRQDRVSIDTEFVHNGKPRLILPLPSASIVPYDDDP
- the LOC107647993 gene encoding uncharacterized protein LOC107647993 isoform X3 → MPEVPSLVSLCIDTLARQLFLRDNDHDDDDDDDDGAVISVIYDLPFDLVNTLITRLPPFALLKFHLHMPFQDQIEEGFSHDELTNKRKRGRDWNLNTIWRNFFKLRWPHLIDQMQPADWLQAYWENHLQNCLDEAAEIALVPSFNGYLSDIQIPDTILKHIGFGERTNHSTCDHCKLSYHCLRFGSHASRLRLQNVLCTAETSDLLRECKLQILVLRCIRSKEQIDGLCKLLAQHKSVQRHGIQNFSIIASNFLEPCAVSLPSGLVSFLSSGRSLCSLKFSDSHLGRSFAKSLLVTILNHLPRISVLDLSDNRIGGWLYDVNRIFASRSNLCPGNGNSLQMLRVLNLRGNNLQKDDVENLRYALGHMPNLEELDISDNSIEDDGIRSLVPYFVGAAETCSHLSHLKFENCELSHDGVNNLLDALSTFKGPLKSLSIADNYLGSQVAGALGKFMSTPIEVLDVAGIGLGSSGFSELQDLIKEEVKLVKINISKNRGGMETLKFLSKLLSHAPRLVYVNAASNLLPIESLAIIFSTLKSYKEMRTVYLHTFANRYMPNARRFLGINYDREKHRQGNLEHLDLSGHIWDYRQDRVSIDTEFVHNGKPRLILPLPSASIVPYDDDP